One Urocitellus parryii isolate mUroPar1 chromosome 9, mUroPar1.hap1, whole genome shotgun sequence DNA segment encodes these proteins:
- the Rbak gene encoding RB-associated KRAB zinc finger protein isoform X2 has product MPLQGPVSFKDVAVDFTQEEWQHLDPEEKMTYRDVMLENYSNLVSVGYDVTKPNVIIKLEQGEEPWTIEDDFPSQSHSEVWEIDDIVERIQEDEDQHSRQAGDVHSQTLMDDRGDAFDETYVDTHCVLSDINAHSCVSCGENLESISELISSDGSYARKKTDECNECGKSCHGEKSYEFSQNGDTCSQSEESILQKPFEYECMEALDREAVFIAHERAYMGEKPYEWDDSGPDFIQMSNFNSYQRSQMEMKPFECTECGKSFCKKSKFIIHQRAHTGEKPYECNVCGKSFSQKGTLTVHRRSHLEEKPYKCTECGKTFCQKLHLTQHLRTHSGEKPYECNECGKTFCQKTHLTLHQRNHSGERPYPCNECGKSFSRKSALSDHQRTHTGEKLYKCNECGKSYYRKSTLITHQRTHTGEKPYQCSECGKFFSRVSYLTIHYRSHLEEKPYECTECGKTFNLNSAFIRHRKVHTEEKLHECSECGKFSQLPCLTDHHTTHLEEKPYECNECGKTFLENSAFSELQSLPKGEKTYECNICGKSFSDLSYYTIHYRGHAEEKPFGCNECGKTFSHNSSLFRHQRVHTGEKPYECYECGKFFSQKSYLTIHHRIHSGEKPYECSKCGKVFSRMSNLTVHYRSHSGEKPYECNECGKVFSQKSYLTVHYRTHSGEKPYECNECGKKFHHRSAFNSHQRIHKRGNMNVLDVENL; this is encoded by the exons ATGCCGCTGCAGGGGCCAGTGTCATTCAAAGATGTGGCTGTGGACTTCACTCAAGAGGAGTGGCAGCATCTGGATCCTGAAGAGAAGATGACATACAGGGATGTGATGTTGGAGAACTACAGCAACCTTGTCTCTGTGG GGTATGATGTAACCAAACCAAATGTGATCATTAAATTGGAGCAGGGAGAAGAGCCATGGACAATAGAAGATGACTTCCCCTCTCAAAGTCATTCAG AAGTCTGGGAAATTGATGACATAGTAGAGAGAATCCAAGAAGATGAAGACCAACATTCAAGGCAAGCTGGTGATGTGCACAGCCAAACCCTGATGGACGACAGAGGAGATGCATTTGATGAAACTTATGTGGATACACACTGTGTTCTTTCAGACATAAATGCTCACAGTTGTGTTTCCTGTGGGGAGAATTTAGAATCTATTTCAGAATTAATTAGTAGTGATGGAAGCTATGCCAGAAAGAAAACTGATGAGTGTAATGAATGTGGGAAAAGTTGTCATGGAGAAAAATCCTATGAGTTCAGTCAAAATGGGGACACCTGTTCTCAAAGTGAAGAAAGCATTCTGCAGAAACCCTTTGAATACGAGTGCATGGAAGCCTTAGACAGGGAAGCTGTTTTCATTGCTCACGAGAGAGCTTATAtgggggagaagccctatgaatgggATGATTCTGGACCAGATTTCATCCAGATGTCAAATTTTAATTCCTATCAGAGGTCACAGATGGAAATGAAGCCCTTTGAATGCACAGAATGTGGAAAGTCCTTCTGCAAAAAGTCAAAATTTATCATTCATCAGAGGGCtcatacaggagagaagccctatgaatgtaatgTATGCGGGAAGTCCTTTAGTCAAAAGGGAACCCTCACTGTACATAGGAGATCACACTTAGAGGAGAAGCCCTATAAGTGTACTGAATGTGGGAAAACCTTCTGTCAGAAGTTGCATCTCACACAGCATCTGAGAACCCACTCAGgcgagaagccctatgaatgtaatgaGTGTGGGAAAACCTTCTGTCAAAAGACACATCTCACCCTACACCAGAGAAACCATTCAGGGGAGAGGCCATATCCATGTAACGAATGTGGGAAGTCCTTTTCCCGTAAGTCAGCCCTCAGTGACCATCAGAGAACGCACACAGGAGAAAAACTTTATAAATGTAATGAGTGTGGGAAATCCTACTACCGAAAGTCTACTCTTATTACACATCAGAGaacacacacaggagagaaaccctatcAGTGTAGTGAATGTGGGAAATTCTTTTCTCGGGTATCATACCTCACCATACATTATAGGAGTCATTTAGAAGAGAAACCTTATGAGTGCACTGAATGTGGCAAAACTTTCAATTTAAATTCAGCCTTCATTAGGCACCGGAAAGTACACACAGAAGAGAAACTTCACGAGTGTAGTGAATGTGGAAAGTTCTCTCAGCTGCCATGTCTCACTGATCATCATACAACCCATTTAgaagagaaaccctatgaatgtaatgaatgtgggaaAACCTTCCTTGAAAATTCAGCCTTCAGTGAGCTCCAGTCActtccaaaaggggagaaaaccTATGAATGTAATATATGTGGGAAATCATTCTCTGATTTGTCATACTACACCATACATTACAGAGGTCATGCAGAAGAGAAACCCTTTGGATGCAATGAATGTGGGAAAACCTTCTCCCATAACTCATCCCTTTTTAGACATCAAAGAGTACACACGGgcgagaagccctatgaatgttaCGAATGTGGAAAATTCTTCTCTCAGAAGTCATACCTGACTATTCATCATCGGATTCATTcgggagagaaaccctatgaatgtagtAAATGTGGGAAAGTCTTCTCTCGGATGTCGAACCTCACTGTACACTACAGAAGCCATtcaggagagaaaccctatgaatgtaatgaGTGTGGGAAAGTCTTTTCTCAGAAGTCATACCTCACTGTACATTACAGAACTCATTCAggagagaaaccttatgaatgtaatgaatgtgggaaAAAATTCCACCACAGATCAGCCTTCAATAGCCATCAGAGAATTCATAAAAGAGGGAATATGAATGTACTCGATGTGGAAAACCTCTGA
- the Rbak gene encoding RB-associated KRAB zinc finger protein isoform X3: MTYRDVMLENYSNLVSVGYDVTKPNVIIKLEQGEEPWTIEDDFPSQSHSEVWEIDDIVERIQEDEDQHSRQAGDVHSQTLMDDRGDAFDETYVDTHCVLSDINAHSCVSCGENLESISELISSDGSYARKKTDECNECGKSCHGEKSYEFSQNGDTCSQSEESILQKPFEYECMEALDREAVFIAHERAYMGEKPYEWDDSGPDFIQMSNFNSYQRSQMEMKPFECTECGKSFCKKSKFIIHQRAHTGEKPYECNVCGKSFSQKGTLTVHRRSHLEEKPYKCTECGKTFCQKLHLTQHLRTHSGEKPYECNECGKTFCQKTHLTLHQRNHSGERPYPCNECGKSFSRKSALSDHQRTHTGEKLYKCNECGKSYYRKSTLITHQRTHTGEKPYQCSECGKFFSRVSYLTIHYRSHLEEKPYECTECGKTFNLNSAFIRHRKVHTEEKLHECSECGKFSQLPCLTDHHTTHLEEKPYECNECGKTFLENSAFSELQSLPKGEKTYECNICGKSFSDLSYYTIHYRGHAEEKPFGCNECGKTFSHNSSLFRHQRVHTGEKPYECYECGKFFSQKSYLTIHHRIHSGEKPYECSKCGKVFSRMSNLTVHYRSHSGEKPYECNECGKVFSQKSYLTVHYRTHSGEKPYECNECGKKFHHRSAFNSHQRIHKRGNMNVLDVENL, translated from the exons ATGACATACAGGGATGTGATGTTGGAGAACTACAGCAACCTTGTCTCTGTGG GGTATGATGTAACCAAACCAAATGTGATCATTAAATTGGAGCAGGGAGAAGAGCCATGGACAATAGAAGATGACTTCCCCTCTCAAAGTCATTCAG AAGTCTGGGAAATTGATGACATAGTAGAGAGAATCCAAGAAGATGAAGACCAACATTCAAGGCAAGCTGGTGATGTGCACAGCCAAACCCTGATGGACGACAGAGGAGATGCATTTGATGAAACTTATGTGGATACACACTGTGTTCTTTCAGACATAAATGCTCACAGTTGTGTTTCCTGTGGGGAGAATTTAGAATCTATTTCAGAATTAATTAGTAGTGATGGAAGCTATGCCAGAAAGAAAACTGATGAGTGTAATGAATGTGGGAAAAGTTGTCATGGAGAAAAATCCTATGAGTTCAGTCAAAATGGGGACACCTGTTCTCAAAGTGAAGAAAGCATTCTGCAGAAACCCTTTGAATACGAGTGCATGGAAGCCTTAGACAGGGAAGCTGTTTTCATTGCTCACGAGAGAGCTTATAtgggggagaagccctatgaatgggATGATTCTGGACCAGATTTCATCCAGATGTCAAATTTTAATTCCTATCAGAGGTCACAGATGGAAATGAAGCCCTTTGAATGCACAGAATGTGGAAAGTCCTTCTGCAAAAAGTCAAAATTTATCATTCATCAGAGGGCtcatacaggagagaagccctatgaatgtaatgTATGCGGGAAGTCCTTTAGTCAAAAGGGAACCCTCACTGTACATAGGAGATCACACTTAGAGGAGAAGCCCTATAAGTGTACTGAATGTGGGAAAACCTTCTGTCAGAAGTTGCATCTCACACAGCATCTGAGAACCCACTCAGgcgagaagccctatgaatgtaatgaGTGTGGGAAAACCTTCTGTCAAAAGACACATCTCACCCTACACCAGAGAAACCATTCAGGGGAGAGGCCATATCCATGTAACGAATGTGGGAAGTCCTTTTCCCGTAAGTCAGCCCTCAGTGACCATCAGAGAACGCACACAGGAGAAAAACTTTATAAATGTAATGAGTGTGGGAAATCCTACTACCGAAAGTCTACTCTTATTACACATCAGAGaacacacacaggagagaaaccctatcAGTGTAGTGAATGTGGGAAATTCTTTTCTCGGGTATCATACCTCACCATACATTATAGGAGTCATTTAGAAGAGAAACCTTATGAGTGCACTGAATGTGGCAAAACTTTCAATTTAAATTCAGCCTTCATTAGGCACCGGAAAGTACACACAGAAGAGAAACTTCACGAGTGTAGTGAATGTGGAAAGTTCTCTCAGCTGCCATGTCTCACTGATCATCATACAACCCATTTAgaagagaaaccctatgaatgtaatgaatgtgggaaAACCTTCCTTGAAAATTCAGCCTTCAGTGAGCTCCAGTCActtccaaaaggggagaaaaccTATGAATGTAATATATGTGGGAAATCATTCTCTGATTTGTCATACTACACCATACATTACAGAGGTCATGCAGAAGAGAAACCCTTTGGATGCAATGAATGTGGGAAAACCTTCTCCCATAACTCATCCCTTTTTAGACATCAAAGAGTACACACGGgcgagaagccctatgaatgttaCGAATGTGGAAAATTCTTCTCTCAGAAGTCATACCTGACTATTCATCATCGGATTCATTcgggagagaaaccctatgaatgtagtAAATGTGGGAAAGTCTTCTCTCGGATGTCGAACCTCACTGTACACTACAGAAGCCATtcaggagagaaaccctatgaatgtaatgaGTGTGGGAAAGTCTTTTCTCAGAAGTCATACCTCACTGTACATTACAGAACTCATTCAggagagaaaccttatgaatgtaatgaatgtgggaaAAAATTCCACCACAGATCAGCCTTCAATAGCCATCAGAGAATTCATAAAAGAGGGAATATGAATGTACTCGATGTGGAAAACCTCTGA
- the Rbak gene encoding RB-associated KRAB zinc finger protein isoform X1, whose amino-acid sequence MNKLQGPVSFKDVAVDFTQEEWQHLDPEEKMTYRDVMLENYSNLVSVGYDVTKPNVIIKLEQGEEPWTIEDDFPSQSHSEVWEIDDIVERIQEDEDQHSRQAGDVHSQTLMDDRGDAFDETYVDTHCVLSDINAHSCVSCGENLESISELISSDGSYARKKTDECNECGKSCHGEKSYEFSQNGDTCSQSEESILQKPFEYECMEALDREAVFIAHERAYMGEKPYEWDDSGPDFIQMSNFNSYQRSQMEMKPFECTECGKSFCKKSKFIIHQRAHTGEKPYECNVCGKSFSQKGTLTVHRRSHLEEKPYKCTECGKTFCQKLHLTQHLRTHSGEKPYECNECGKTFCQKTHLTLHQRNHSGERPYPCNECGKSFSRKSALSDHQRTHTGEKLYKCNECGKSYYRKSTLITHQRTHTGEKPYQCSECGKFFSRVSYLTIHYRSHLEEKPYECTECGKTFNLNSAFIRHRKVHTEEKLHECSECGKFSQLPCLTDHHTTHLEEKPYECNECGKTFLENSAFSELQSLPKGEKTYECNICGKSFSDLSYYTIHYRGHAEEKPFGCNECGKTFSHNSSLFRHQRVHTGEKPYECYECGKFFSQKSYLTIHHRIHSGEKPYECSKCGKVFSRMSNLTVHYRSHSGEKPYECNECGKVFSQKSYLTVHYRTHSGEKPYECNECGKKFHHRSAFNSHQRIHKRGNMNVLDVENL is encoded by the exons GGGCCAGTGTCATTCAAAGATGTGGCTGTGGACTTCACTCAAGAGGAGTGGCAGCATCTGGATCCTGAAGAGAAGATGACATACAGGGATGTGATGTTGGAGAACTACAGCAACCTTGTCTCTGTGG GGTATGATGTAACCAAACCAAATGTGATCATTAAATTGGAGCAGGGAGAAGAGCCATGGACAATAGAAGATGACTTCCCCTCTCAAAGTCATTCAG AAGTCTGGGAAATTGATGACATAGTAGAGAGAATCCAAGAAGATGAAGACCAACATTCAAGGCAAGCTGGTGATGTGCACAGCCAAACCCTGATGGACGACAGAGGAGATGCATTTGATGAAACTTATGTGGATACACACTGTGTTCTTTCAGACATAAATGCTCACAGTTGTGTTTCCTGTGGGGAGAATTTAGAATCTATTTCAGAATTAATTAGTAGTGATGGAAGCTATGCCAGAAAGAAAACTGATGAGTGTAATGAATGTGGGAAAAGTTGTCATGGAGAAAAATCCTATGAGTTCAGTCAAAATGGGGACACCTGTTCTCAAAGTGAAGAAAGCATTCTGCAGAAACCCTTTGAATACGAGTGCATGGAAGCCTTAGACAGGGAAGCTGTTTTCATTGCTCACGAGAGAGCTTATAtgggggagaagccctatgaatgggATGATTCTGGACCAGATTTCATCCAGATGTCAAATTTTAATTCCTATCAGAGGTCACAGATGGAAATGAAGCCCTTTGAATGCACAGAATGTGGAAAGTCCTTCTGCAAAAAGTCAAAATTTATCATTCATCAGAGGGCtcatacaggagagaagccctatgaatgtaatgTATGCGGGAAGTCCTTTAGTCAAAAGGGAACCCTCACTGTACATAGGAGATCACACTTAGAGGAGAAGCCCTATAAGTGTACTGAATGTGGGAAAACCTTCTGTCAGAAGTTGCATCTCACACAGCATCTGAGAACCCACTCAGgcgagaagccctatgaatgtaatgaGTGTGGGAAAACCTTCTGTCAAAAGACACATCTCACCCTACACCAGAGAAACCATTCAGGGGAGAGGCCATATCCATGTAACGAATGTGGGAAGTCCTTTTCCCGTAAGTCAGCCCTCAGTGACCATCAGAGAACGCACACAGGAGAAAAACTTTATAAATGTAATGAGTGTGGGAAATCCTACTACCGAAAGTCTACTCTTATTACACATCAGAGaacacacacaggagagaaaccctatcAGTGTAGTGAATGTGGGAAATTCTTTTCTCGGGTATCATACCTCACCATACATTATAGGAGTCATTTAGAAGAGAAACCTTATGAGTGCACTGAATGTGGCAAAACTTTCAATTTAAATTCAGCCTTCATTAGGCACCGGAAAGTACACACAGAAGAGAAACTTCACGAGTGTAGTGAATGTGGAAAGTTCTCTCAGCTGCCATGTCTCACTGATCATCATACAACCCATTTAgaagagaaaccctatgaatgtaatgaatgtgggaaAACCTTCCTTGAAAATTCAGCCTTCAGTGAGCTCCAGTCActtccaaaaggggagaaaaccTATGAATGTAATATATGTGGGAAATCATTCTCTGATTTGTCATACTACACCATACATTACAGAGGTCATGCAGAAGAGAAACCCTTTGGATGCAATGAATGTGGGAAAACCTTCTCCCATAACTCATCCCTTTTTAGACATCAAAGAGTACACACGGgcgagaagccctatgaatgttaCGAATGTGGAAAATTCTTCTCTCAGAAGTCATACCTGACTATTCATCATCGGATTCATTcgggagagaaaccctatgaatgtagtAAATGTGGGAAAGTCTTCTCTCGGATGTCGAACCTCACTGTACACTACAGAAGCCATtcaggagagaaaccctatgaatgtaatgaGTGTGGGAAAGTCTTTTCTCAGAAGTCATACCTCACTGTACATTACAGAACTCATTCAggagagaaaccttatgaatgtaatgaatgtgggaaAAAATTCCACCACAGATCAGCCTTCAATAGCCATCAGAGAATTCATAAAAGAGGGAATATGAATGTACTCGATGTGGAAAACCTCTGA
- the Rbak gene encoding RB-associated KRAB zinc finger protein isoform X4: MDDRGDAFDETYVDTHCVLSDINAHSCVSCGENLESISELISSDGSYARKKTDECNECGKSCHGEKSYEFSQNGDTCSQSEESILQKPFEYECMEALDREAVFIAHERAYMGEKPYEWDDSGPDFIQMSNFNSYQRSQMEMKPFECTECGKSFCKKSKFIIHQRAHTGEKPYECNVCGKSFSQKGTLTVHRRSHLEEKPYKCTECGKTFCQKLHLTQHLRTHSGEKPYECNECGKTFCQKTHLTLHQRNHSGERPYPCNECGKSFSRKSALSDHQRTHTGEKLYKCNECGKSYYRKSTLITHQRTHTGEKPYQCSECGKFFSRVSYLTIHYRSHLEEKPYECTECGKTFNLNSAFIRHRKVHTEEKLHECSECGKFSQLPCLTDHHTTHLEEKPYECNECGKTFLENSAFSELQSLPKGEKTYECNICGKSFSDLSYYTIHYRGHAEEKPFGCNECGKTFSHNSSLFRHQRVHTGEKPYECYECGKFFSQKSYLTIHHRIHSGEKPYECSKCGKVFSRMSNLTVHYRSHSGEKPYECNECGKVFSQKSYLTVHYRTHSGEKPYECNECGKKFHHRSAFNSHQRIHKRGNMNVLDVENL, from the coding sequence ATGGACGACAGAGGAGATGCATTTGATGAAACTTATGTGGATACACACTGTGTTCTTTCAGACATAAATGCTCACAGTTGTGTTTCCTGTGGGGAGAATTTAGAATCTATTTCAGAATTAATTAGTAGTGATGGAAGCTATGCCAGAAAGAAAACTGATGAGTGTAATGAATGTGGGAAAAGTTGTCATGGAGAAAAATCCTATGAGTTCAGTCAAAATGGGGACACCTGTTCTCAAAGTGAAGAAAGCATTCTGCAGAAACCCTTTGAATACGAGTGCATGGAAGCCTTAGACAGGGAAGCTGTTTTCATTGCTCACGAGAGAGCTTATAtgggggagaagccctatgaatgggATGATTCTGGACCAGATTTCATCCAGATGTCAAATTTTAATTCCTATCAGAGGTCACAGATGGAAATGAAGCCCTTTGAATGCACAGAATGTGGAAAGTCCTTCTGCAAAAAGTCAAAATTTATCATTCATCAGAGGGCtcatacaggagagaagccctatgaatgtaatgTATGCGGGAAGTCCTTTAGTCAAAAGGGAACCCTCACTGTACATAGGAGATCACACTTAGAGGAGAAGCCCTATAAGTGTACTGAATGTGGGAAAACCTTCTGTCAGAAGTTGCATCTCACACAGCATCTGAGAACCCACTCAGgcgagaagccctatgaatgtaatgaGTGTGGGAAAACCTTCTGTCAAAAGACACATCTCACCCTACACCAGAGAAACCATTCAGGGGAGAGGCCATATCCATGTAACGAATGTGGGAAGTCCTTTTCCCGTAAGTCAGCCCTCAGTGACCATCAGAGAACGCACACAGGAGAAAAACTTTATAAATGTAATGAGTGTGGGAAATCCTACTACCGAAAGTCTACTCTTATTACACATCAGAGaacacacacaggagagaaaccctatcAGTGTAGTGAATGTGGGAAATTCTTTTCTCGGGTATCATACCTCACCATACATTATAGGAGTCATTTAGAAGAGAAACCTTATGAGTGCACTGAATGTGGCAAAACTTTCAATTTAAATTCAGCCTTCATTAGGCACCGGAAAGTACACACAGAAGAGAAACTTCACGAGTGTAGTGAATGTGGAAAGTTCTCTCAGCTGCCATGTCTCACTGATCATCATACAACCCATTTAgaagagaaaccctatgaatgtaatgaatgtgggaaAACCTTCCTTGAAAATTCAGCCTTCAGTGAGCTCCAGTCActtccaaaaggggagaaaaccTATGAATGTAATATATGTGGGAAATCATTCTCTGATTTGTCATACTACACCATACATTACAGAGGTCATGCAGAAGAGAAACCCTTTGGATGCAATGAATGTGGGAAAACCTTCTCCCATAACTCATCCCTTTTTAGACATCAAAGAGTACACACGGgcgagaagccctatgaatgttaCGAATGTGGAAAATTCTTCTCTCAGAAGTCATACCTGACTATTCATCATCGGATTCATTcgggagagaaaccctatgaatgtagtAAATGTGGGAAAGTCTTCTCTCGGATGTCGAACCTCACTGTACACTACAGAAGCCATtcaggagagaaaccctatgaatgtaatgaGTGTGGGAAAGTCTTTTCTCAGAAGTCATACCTCACTGTACATTACAGAACTCATTCAggagagaaaccttatgaatgtaatgaatgtgggaaAAAATTCCACCACAGATCAGCCTTCAATAGCCATCAGAGAATTCATAAAAGAGGGAATATGAATGTACTCGATGTGGAAAACCTCTGA